The Littorina saxatilis isolate snail1 linkage group LG1, US_GU_Lsax_2.0, whole genome shotgun sequence nucleotide sequence GATACATCGTCGTCTGCCACCCGCTTAAAGCAAACAGGGTACGATTGCAGTCTATTTCTTATCAAGAAGACTAAAACCCTTGCTATACATACTGTCATACACGTGGTGTGTCCTTTTTCTAGACATCCTTGGTGCGTACCCATCTCCTCCCCTGCCTCCACATCTAATAATATATCTCTGACTTTTGTGTCTCTGCCTGCCCCCTTTATCTCTCCTTTATTCAAATGTTCACCCTGTGCTCAACCGTACAGAAAACCACAAACGCATGAAAGGCCCGAAGTTACCTACCCTTGCATACTTTGTAACACTCCTTTTTGCTGACTCAGCCAGAGGTTTTCATGTAAAAAGTGAACATCTGCCTGTTTAAAAAAGACAGTTGTCAAGATATGAAGGTGAACCAATAAACTATTCCCGATAGTGAAATGATGTAATTGCAATGTCCAGGTGTGCAATGTGACGCGAGCGAAGCGCGTGGTGGTGTGCCTGGTGGCGCTGTTCCTGCTGGTCAACCTGCACTTCCTGTGGACGTCCAGCATCACGCGGCAGGAGGGCGGCAATGGGGAGCGTCACAGTCCGCAGTGCAGCAGCCAGGAGGGCCACGAGTTCCTCATCACCGCCGTCTGGCCCTGGGTGGACGCCATGCTGTACGGCTTCGTCCCCTTCCTCATCATCCTCGTGCTcaacatcgtcatcatcgtgCATGTGGTGCGCGCCACGAGCGGCAGAGTCATCCTGCAGAACAGGGGCTTCATCAAGAGCCCCGCCAGGAAGACCCGCACCGCAAACGGCAACCACTACCGGCTGGTGGCCATCTCTCGCAGCACCAGCAACTTCAGTATCAACAGCAACACGGTCAGCATTAGTAGCAGCttcagcagcaacagcaacagtaCCAACGACACGATTCAGAACGCCACTTCGTGTAACAGCCTGGTAGTCCCGGGCCCGCGCGTCAACGGAATGGTGGGGGCGAGCCAGAGGATAGGAAGGGGTTGCGAAGGATGGAGGGGGAGGTCGAAGGCGTCCAGCTGCCGACGCCTGACGAGCGACACCAACGTGCGGCTGACGGTGATGCTGCTGACGGTGTCCTTCACCTTCCTGCTGACCACTCTGCCCATGAACATCAGCGTCATCGCGGCGGCCTTCTTGAACCGGCAGGCCGGGGACGTGGCCACCATGAGCAAGTTCCAGCTGGTCTTCACGGTGGCTGAGCTACTCATGTATCTCAACCACTCCGTTCACTTCTTCCTGTATTGCGCTACGGGACACAAGTTCCGCAGCGAGATGGTCCGCATGGTGTGCGGCAAGCAGAGACCCAGCGCCGCCATCTCAGACCACTCGCAGCACATCCTCTGCTCCAGGGCCTGTGTCGCCTCGGGCTCCACGAAGATCAGGAACACTGAGATTGAAACAGAGTTGTAGCTTGTGGCAGAACAGTTGATACAGTCAATCAACAGACAATGCAATGCTCAAGGGCTTGTGATGCCACGGGTATTACGGAAATCAGGAAAACAGCGGATGAGGCTGAGTTATAACGTGTGGTAATACGCGGTGCAGAAACCAGAACCTTGCAAGATGGAGAGCGGTAATCTACTGCTCCAGGGCCTGTGTCGATTCGTTGTTTTGAAATACTGTGGATGAAAAGGAATTAAACTTGTGGTAGAACAATGAAATACAGTGAATAAATTTAATGTAATGCACATAACTTCTGCATAACTTTGAAATTCACCCAGATCAAGAACACTGGGTGAGAGAAAACTGTATCCCCTGGGTATACATTTGTATAGGGCAAAGCCATAGTAACAGTGAACAGCTGCCAAACGTAATGTACGTAACTGCTCCTCCAGGAGGTGTGTGGCTTCAGATGCGCACAGATCAGGAACACTTGTGATGAACCGAAGATGTGGGTGTCGGTGGTATAAGGAGGAAAACGGAAACACTATATGTTAGGAGTATTTTATGACTACTACTGTGTTGCTTAAGGATTTCCAAACTGAAGGACAAATGAACAGTCGTGTTCAAATTGTAagttgtataattatgtcatctAATGCTCTAAAGCCTGCATCCTGTGCCTTTTTGTATTGCAGATATATTTTCGTGAAGATAACAGACAAAGGGACAATTGAAAGTGTCTTTGATTGGGATGTGGATCACGTCGCACGTACCCCTGTACTATACAAAGACTGAATAGACTTCATGCTTCACAGAAATGAGAGAACACTGTGGAACAAAAGCTGTCATGTGATCTACAGCCTGTGCTGGTCATaggtttcattttgtttttgtccttttTGTCTGCTCATCTTCTGACTGTACAGTGTACACAACATCCTTTGGGGATCTATCAAACTGATCTGTTTTTGAAAGGATAGTGTGTTTAACTTGTACAGTCGAACATGctctggcgaccacctctcttcttcttcgttcatgggctgaaactcccacggttttCACGTGTATGACTAACTTTTACtagccatttaggcagccatacgccgctttcaggggttgcatgcttggtatgttcgtgtttttataacccacgtAACTCTGACATGTATTAGAGGATCTTTTCCgcacgcacttggtcttgtgcctgcgtgtacacacgaagggagatattaaggtactagcaggtctgcaaatAAGTCCACCtaggagatcggaacaatctccacccttaacccaccaggcttgGCCGGCATTCGAACCCACGATTTTTTGCTTGGAAGGCCGGCGTCTTATTCACTAGTTGCCTTCTTTCAAATAAAATCAACATTTTTCAGTGAAAGTAAGACGCTGATCAAGGACTGTTCCAAGATATTAAAAATGCAGAATTAGCATTGCGTACATCTGTGTATGGGGTTGGTCATGTCCAACAGGACACACACATTTAACAAAAGACGAATGCTTAAGGCGACTGAAAATTATTTGTCGGCTTGTCTCCCATAAACAACCATATTCTAAAGGCTGAACACAGTCACATTTAAATTAGAAATAAATGAATTATATAAAGAAAAATGTTGACCTGAGACCAGTTAAAAGCAATATGCCTATATAAACGATAATCATTAGCTAACTATCATACATACGATAACATGTACAAAGTGAAAATAGTAATCAAATGAAGCTTACACCTGAACAACACAACGAAATCAATAATGGAGAAAGACGCAATATTGTGGAATTGTTACTTGCTAACATTTCAGAAAAGTAAGTAAGGAATgcacaaattaaaacaaactaacaattagaagaagaaacaagtcgcgtaaggcgaaaatacaatatttagtcaagtagctgccatttttcagcaagaccgtatactcgtagcatcgtcagtccaccgctcatggcaaaggcagtgaaattgacaagaagagcggggtagtagttgcgctaagaaggatagcacgcttttctgtacctctctttgttttaactttctgagcgtgtttttaatccaaacatatcatatgtatatgtttttggaatcaggaaccgacaaggaataagatgaaagtgtttttaaattgatttggacaatttaattttaataataatttttatatatttaattttgagagcttgttttttatccgaatataacatatttatatgtttttggaatcagcaaatgatggagaataagataaacgtaaatttggatcgttttataaatttttatttttttttacaattttccgatttttaatgaccaaagtcattaattaatttttaagccaccaagctgaaatgcaataccgaaccccgggcttcgtcgaagattacttgaccaaaatttgaaccaatttggttgaaaaatgagggcgtgacagtgccgcctcaactttcacgaaaagccggatatgacgtcatcaaagacatttatcaaaaaaatgaaaaaaacgttcggggatttcatacccaggaactctcatgtcaaatttcataaagatcggtccagtagtttagtctgaatcgctcgacacacacacacacacacacacacacacacacacgcacgcacgcacgcacatacaccacgaccgtcgtttcgattccccctcgatgttaaaatatttagtcaaaacttgtctaaatataaaaacaagtcgcacactgcgaaaatacaacatttagtcaagctgtcgaactcacagaattaaactgtagcatcgtcagtccaccgctcgtggcaaaggcagtgaagttgactagccagaatagcgcggtagtggttgcgctgagcaggatatcACGCTTTTTTGTATCTATTCTTTCTAACTTTCtgaggttgtttttaatccaaacatatcatatctatatgtttttgtaagcctccatgctgaaatgcaataccaaagtccgggctttgtcgaagattacttgaccaaaattgtaaccaaattggttgaaaaatgagagcgtgacagtgccgccccaactttcacaaaaagccggatatgacgtcattaaagatatttatcaaaaaatgaaaaaacgggTGGGGGTATCATActgaggaactctcatgtcaagtttcaagaagatcggtccggtagttttctctgtagcactgtacacacacacacacacacacacacacacatacacacaccacgaccctcatctcgattccccctctacgttaaaacatttagtcaaaacttaactaaatgtaaaaagaagaaataatcCCCCTTAATAAAAAGAatgaaaacgaaaacaaaagcCAAAGACTTATATAACCACCTGTGTCTCATCGGTAGTCCGTAGCGCCATCTACAGCCTGGAGGTATTTCTGTACATATGGGAAGGTTTAGATGATTTGGTACGACCATAAATGAGGACATTTTGCTGTTGACCCGTCTCATTATAGACGACCTAACATTTAATCTTTGAGGCCACGAAACAGCGCCATTTGAAACAGATTTATCAAGATGCGATTAAAAAAATGTTGCCAAACTGTCTTGACCGTGCGGATTTGTCCCCCCAAAAcaaacaatctctctctctctctctctctctctctctctctctctctctctctctctctctctctctctctctctctctttctctctctctccaaacatTAGGTTATTTTCGATAAAATGTCGACACaatttattgaaatattgattCCCCGAGATCAACTTTTAGCAGACCTTCCAAGGCACCAGTGCAGTCAAGATTAAcaaggtgtgtatgtgtgtgacgtGAAACGTACACATGCACATTATAGGAGAAAGGCTCCTAGTATGGACTGGCTCCTAATATGTTTTCTCAGAACTGGCCaggcttgttttgtttatatttaCAAAATCTACAGCTTGGGGTATTTCTATGCAGATGGGAAGGTTTTGATGATTCAATAAGACCATAAATTAGGACATTTAATCATTTTGCCGTTGACCCATCTCATTTTAGACGACGATTAAACAAATGTTGCTAAACTGTCTCGCGCTTGCGGATTATCCCCGCCAACcagacaatctctctctctctctctctctctctctctctctcactctctctctctctctctctctctctctctctcccctctctctctccaccctctctctctctctctctctctctctctctctctctctctctgtgttactGTTAGAACTATCACTGCATCACATCTCTATATAatcattttattaatccatGAACCTCTTTATCAGAActagtgtttttgttagttttaacccGATTACAAATTCTGAGTTAATGAGTTATTCTTTTCGCTGTTTAAAACGTGTTATATGAAtaaatatatcaatcaatcaatcaatatgaggcttatatcgcgcgtattccgtgggtacagttctaagcgcagggatttatatatatatatatatatatataaacaacacaataaaaagtccaaaaccaagccagaatgtcgcatctttttaaatccaaattttcggcccgcaggccttcttcaaggtgcacagaccaagcgtctatagttatatatatatatatgtataggttacaacacgagtgtttttttttatatggcttgtatttcagtcaagacccagcggatgaatatcatcgggagacacgagcctctggcgagtggctctcgattgatattcccgctgggtcttgactgaaatacaagccatataaaaaaccacgagtgttgtaatctgtatatcccattctaccatcaaacacaaagtgtagactactagcggcactgttgcgatctgtgcagggtaaaactgttgccagcgagacttagcccttttgcaaccttaaactaagtgaccgtcgctgaaaaaataaaacgaatgagtgcatcgataagtacgcggtaacactactttcagaccatttaaaagctttaagtaaaggttcataagttgcaagaaagtaatgaagtcgaatagaaattaatttagttgaagcgcacaattcttttgttttgcgtttcaggtcggcagaacgggcgaaacgggtttgggacccatttggcttactcgattcagaattgattccacgttgtttttctcgaacgtgtgtaattaggcttattgacagagaagcaaatt carries:
- the LOC138973887 gene encoding probable G-protein coupled receptor 139, encoding MNLSVILSVIESLSPEARRELLAKIGITSDDDLKQFLGQAMVPEHVHLEAERMQYPEYRAHKLLSLYVPPILLLLGTFGNVFSFLILRHKAMARQSTHHFLAALAVMDSLVLYIGLFRKWLGDLTGFDPQTQSEWLCKGIVTLGYTCSNVSVWIIVAVTVERYIVVCHPLKANRVCNVTRAKRVVVCLVALFLLVNLHFLWTSSITRQEGGNGERHSPQCSSQEGHEFLITAVWPWVDAMLYGFVPFLIILVLNIVIIVHVVRATSGRVILQNRGFIKSPASSCRRLTSDTNVRLTVMLLTVSFTFLLTTLPMNISVIAAAFLNRQAGDVATMSKFQLVFTVAELLMYLNHSVHFFLYCATGHKFRSEMVRMVCGKQRPSAAISDHSQHILCSRACVASGSTKIRNTEIETEL